The Streptomyces sp. NBC_00659 genomic interval CTCCGCGCGCCGAAAACGAACCGTCAAACCCTTGAACCGCCGCCCGGACACCGCTGCCCGAACCATGTACCAGTGTCCTGTGCGAGGGCTCGACTCTTGCGGTAGACGAGAACGACATACCTGCCGGTTCCCTCATATTCCGGTCACGCGCTCTCGACAGACCAATGTGAGAGGGGTCACCCTGTCATTCATCCACGCGGGGAGGCATGGATGGGCAAGAGCCGCAGAACAATTCCGGAAGAGCTTCTGCTGCTGGCGTTGGACCCGACCACGGGTACCACCGCGCAGCCGCAGTCGCTCGACCTCGGTCTGGCCGGAGCGCAGCTAGTGGAGCTGGCGCTGGCCGGACGGATAGCCCCAGACGGGGATCGTATCGCCGTGGTGGTGCCACGGCCGACCGGAGATCCAACACTGGACTGTGCGTTGGAACTCCTTCGGCGGCGCGGGGCACCCGTACGCGCGGTCAACTGGATCGGCGGACCCCGCCTGGGGCTCCGCCAGACCTACCTCTCGCATCTGGAGAGGTGCGGCATGGTCCATGCCGTGGCCGGCCAGATGTGCGGGGTGCTTCCGACGACTCGCTACCAAGCGACGGACACGGATATCAGCCGGGAGATCCGAACCCGGCTGGACAACGCGATCCGCACCGGCGTACCGCCGGACCCGCGGACCGCGGCGCTCGCCGCGCTGGCCCACGCGGTCGGTCTCGGCAAGCACCTGTATCCGGGGAACGAGGGACGTTCGTCCCGCTCCCGGCTGCGGGACCTGATCAGGCACGACCCCATGGGCGGCCTCGTGGCGCACGCCGTGATGGACGTTCAGAGCGGTGTGGCGGCACAGCCGCGCCGCAACCCGGCACCGGCAGGCCGCCCGGCCACCGCCGGCGTCAGGTCCGCACCGGAATCCGCACGCGGTGTTCCGATGCAACCGCGCCACGGTTCGATGGCGCGCGCCGTGGCGCACTGAGCCGCGGGCCCACACGGCCCGTGTCACGCACCGTCGGCAGTACCCGCGCCACGCAGCACCCGCACCGCCAGTACAGCCAGCACCGCCGCAAGACACCAGCGCCGCACCGCAGTCCCCATGAACCGGTTCGGGAGCCGCAGGCTCGCGCGGGGTGGCTGAGACCGTACGTCCGGACGACGACACGGCCCCAGCCACCCCGCGCGACCGCATCCGAGGAGCATCCCGTCCCGAGGGGGCCGGGCGCACCCGGGCGGCAGGCCGGGCATGACCTCGCGTCGGCGGCGATCTTCCGTATGTTTCAGGGGAGTTCGCGGGGTCCGCGCCGACGGCGACGGCGGCTGCCGCGGTCACGACGGAGACCGCAGGTGATGACGACAACCGCGGTGACGACGACGTACGGCCGGGTATACACGCCGAATCTGCGAACTTGCGCCCACCAGGCGCATATACGCCGTTTCCCAGCGGTAGAAAGCACCTTGGTGGCAATCTGCTCAACAGCAGATACGCAAAGTACAGGCCCGCAGCCGGAGGTGCACGTCCCGTGGCGTCAAGTGTCAATCCCACCGTCCGGCGGCGCCGGCTGGGCCAGGAGCTTCGGCGGCTCCGCGAACTCAAGGGCATGACGGCCGAAGAGGTCGCCGAGCGCCTGCTGGTGTCACAGTCGAAGATCAGCCGGCTGGAGAACGGCCGGCGCAGTATCAGCCAGCGCGACGTACGCGATCTGTGCGGGGTCTACGAGGTCGAGGACCACCGGATCGTCGACTCGCTGATGCAGATGGCCAAGGACTCGCGCCAGCAGGGCTGGTGGCATTCCTTCGGCGACATCCCGTACAGCGTCTACATCGGTCTGGAGACCGACGCCGCGAGCCTGCGCGTGTACGACCCCCAGGTCGTCCCGGGCCTGTTGCAGACCCGGCAGTACGCCGAGGCGCTGATCGCGGGGGCGCTGCCGGAGACCGCGCCCGTCGACATCGACAAGCGCGTCCAGGTGCGGATGAAACGGCAGGAACGAATCTCCGCCCCCGACAACCCGCTGCGCCTGTGGACCGTCCTCGACGAGTCCGCCCTGCGCCGCGCCGTCGGCAACCGCTCGCTGATGCGCGAGCAGCTCGAATACCTCGTCGAGCAGTCCCAGCTTCCGCACGTCACCGTGCAGGTGATCCCCTTCGACATGGGCGCGCACCCGGGCCTCAACGGCCAGTACGCGATCCTGGAGTTCCCCGACGCCGCCGACTCCAGCGTCGTCTACATCGAGGGCGTGACCAGCGACCTGTACCTGGAGAAGGCGAACGACGTCCAGAAGTACAGCGTGATGTACGAACACCTGCGGGCCCAGGCCCTGAACGTGGAGCAGTCCCGCCAGTTCATCGCGGACATCGCGAAGGAGTACGCGCGCTGATCGGCACGGGGGTGGCCTCGAAGGGCGCCCCCGCCGATGAGCGGCCGGACCCTACACTGTCGCCGCCCCAACGGGGAAGACCCCCATGGAATATGCCATCCAGTCGAGTGAATAGTCGCTTCGCCAGCCGATGTTGGCGAGTAGCGTCGATCACGCCATCGAGCAACAAACGTTGGCGCAATCCGGACCGCGGGTCTCCTGACGGATCCACGGTCCGGTGGCAATGCGCCAATGGCTTCGTGGCGGCAACTCATCGACGAACGACAGCTTTCTGGAGCGATCATGGCAATTCAGCAGGGCGCCCTCGACACCTGGACCAAGTCTTCCTACTCCACCGGCAACGGCGCCTGCGTCGAGGTCAAGTCCCCTGTCCTCTCGGCGATGGCCGTCCGGGACTCCAAGGTTCCCGCCGGCCCCACGCTCGCCTTTCCCGCGGATGCCTGGAACGCCTTCGTCACCGAGGTGAGCCGCGGAGCGTCCAGCCTCGTCTGACCCACATGGACGGGACAACTTCATACGCTCCACCGACAGAGCCCTCTCGACCGGCCCGCCGTCCTGGCCGAGGGGGCTCGGCCCCTTTTTCCGGGGCTCGGTTCGCCTCCGGGGCGCCCTTCTAGCGCAGGCGGTCCACGTAGGTGTCCGTTCCCGGCACCGTGGGGATGAAGGGGGCCACCAGCTCCACACGCCCCAGGCCCGATTCGGCCACAGCCTCGTCCAGGCCCGTGAAGTGCGCCTCCCAGCAGTCGCGCGGATCGGCCTGGAGGAACCACAGCAGGGTGAGCCGGGTGTCCACGCCCTCGACCTGCTTCACGTAGGTCATGCGGTCACCGGGGAGCGGGGTCGGCCGGAAGACGGTGACGAGGGCGGCCGGTGAGCCCGCCAGCCGCCCGGGGAGATGGCGGGAGCGCAGCCACTCCAGCAACTCGGCTCGCCGATCGGCGGATTCGGCGTCGACGACCTCGACCACGAGACCGGCGTAGGGGTGGTCGAGGGCGTGGAAGTCGCGGGGGCCCGCGGCGCCGTCGCGGTAGACGGTGGCCTTGTGGTCCTGGAAGGCCGTGAAGACGTGGGTACGGTCCTGGTAGACGCGGCCGTCGCGGTTCAGCCGCCTGTTGATGCCGACGGTCCATTTCATGTGGTCGTCGTAGCGGCCGTCGGTGACCCAGTAGGTGGAGATGTAGCAGCCCGCGGTGACCGGCTGGGCGACCGCCGACTTCTCCGGGTAGCGCAGCAGCTGGAGGTCGCGGGTGGCCACCCAGCGGCGTCCGGCGTACATCCAGGGCATGGCCATCGCGCCCGCGTAGTAGTGATCGTCCTCGTACCAGCGGTTGTAGGCGTACTCGTGGCCCGGGTGCGGTTCGACCAGGGTGATCAGGGCGTGGCCCGGGTGGACGCCGTACGGGCCGAGGGCGGCCAGTTCCGCGTAGGTCTCGCTGCGGGTCTCCTCCGACATGACGAACCCCTTCCTCGGGTGGAACGTGCGCGGGACTTCCTTCCTCCCCCGGACGCCCATACTCTGACGCCCCGTCAGGCAATGCGCCAGAGTCGCGTCGGGGCCGGTGCGCCTGACGGGCGCCGCCGCGGGCGGACCGGGCGGACCGGGCCACGAGATGAGGGAGGCCTCGCATGTCACTGCTCGCGGGCAAGACGGTCGTCGTGTCGGGGGTCGGTGCCGGACTCGGTCATCAGGTCGCGGCGGCCGTGGTGCGCGACGGCGGCAACGCCGTCCTCGGGGCGCGCACGGAGGCGAATCTCGCCAAGGCGGCGGCCGAACTGGACCCGGACGGCACGCACACGGCGTTCCGCGCGACGGACATCACCGACGAGGGGCAGTGCGACGCGCTCGCGGCGCTCGCGGCCGAACGCTTCGGGCGGATCGACGCGGTGGTCCATGTCGCCGCCTGGGACAGCTACTTCGGCGGCCTGGAGGACGCCGACTTCGCGACCTGGCAGTCGGTCATCGATGTGAACCTGCTCGGCACGCTGCGGATGACCCGCGCCTGCCTCCCCGCGCTGAAGGAGCGCGGCGGCTCCGTCGTCATCGTCGGGACGCAGTCGTCGGTCGCCGCCCCGAGCCAGGTGCGACAGGCGGCGTACGCGGCCTCGAAGGGCGCGCTGACGAGCGCGATGTACTCCCTGGCGCGGGAGCTCGGCCCGCACCGAATACGGGTCAACACCGTGCTGCCCGGCTGGATGTGGGGCCCTCCGGTCGAGGCGTACGTGCAGTTCACGGCGTACACCGAGCAGGTGCCCGAGGCGGACGTCCTGAAGCGGCTCACCGAGCGGATGGCCCTGCCCGAGCTGGCCACGGACGGGGACGTCGCCGACGCCGCGGTGTTCCTGGCGTCCGACCGGGCGCGGGCGATCACGGGCCAGTCCCTGCTCGTGAACGCGGGCGAACTCATGCGGTAGGCGGTACTGCCTGCGCGGCCCCTCTCCCAGGCGTACGGGACCCGCATCCCGTACGGCTGTCGACTTGTCATTGCTGCTGTGGGTCTGACGAAGTGCCCGCTCATGGTGTGGTCCACGTCACGAGCACGACAACAGCCCGGTGGGTAAAGTAGAGGCAAAATCGTTCTGCTTTCTGATCTGTGTTCATATCTGTGACCGCGCGAGGTCTTGACCGGTCGGTCGAACCAGCGGTTCAATCCCCAAGTCCCCGCTCCCGCACGGGGGCGCCGCCCTCCCCCGAGCAGGGGGGAACCACGCGTACTGGCGAAGTGCCGTCCGGTATCTGCAAGTTCACAAGGCGGACCCCTGGAGGGGGCACATGAACGGTCTCGACTGGGCCGTCCTGGTCGCGTACTTCGGCGTGATGACCGCGATCGGTGTCTGGTCCCACAAGCGTGTGGACGATGTCAGCGACTTCTTCACCGCGGGCGGCAAGATGCCGTGGTGGCTGTCCGGCATCTCGCACCACATGTCGGGCTACAGCGCGGTGATGTTCACCGGCTACGCCGGCATCGCGTACACCTACGGCATCACCTCGTACGTCACCTGGGCGCTGCCCATCGCCATCGGCGTGGCCATCGGCGCCAAGGCCTTCGCGCCCCGGCTCAACCGGCTGCGCTCACGACTGCACGTCGCCTCACCGCTCGAATACCTCAAGGACCGCTACAACGTGCCGACGCAGCAGGCGCTGGCCTGGTCCGGCATCCTGCTGAAGATCGTGGACGTCGGCGCGAAGTGGGCGGCCATCGCCACCCTGCTCAGCGTCTTCACCGGCGTCACCCTCACCCAGGGCATCATCATCACCGGCGGCATCACGGCCGTGTACTGCACGATCGGCGGGCTGTGGGCCGACGCGCTGACCGAACTCGGCCAGTTCATCATCCAGTTGATGGCCGGTCTGGCGATGCTGGTCATCGCGCTGAACAAGATCTCCGACCAGGGCGGTCTCTCCAAGGCGCTGGACTCACCGAAGCTGCACGGTCACGCGGACGGCTTCGCGGGCCCGTACCTGACGGTGTTCTTCATCGCGTACCTGTTCATCAAGCTGTTCGAGTACAACGGCGGCATGTGGAACCAGGCCCAGCGCTACATGGCCACGGGCAGCGCCAAGCAGGCCACGCGCTCCGCGTTCCTGTCCGCCGGGCTCTGGTTCGTCTGGCCGGTCATCCTGTTCATCCCCATGTGGCTCTCGCCGCTGCTCGTCACGGCGCAGAAGCCGGACGGCTCGGACGCGTACGGCCTGATGGCCGACCAGCTGCTGCCGCACGGGCTGCTGGGCCTGGTCGTGGTCGGGTTCTTCTCGCACACGATGGCCATGTGCTCCTCGGACGCGAACGCCATCGCGGCCGTGTTCACCCGGGACGTGGCGCCGGTGCTCTCCAAGGCCGCGCGCACCTGGGACACCCGTGCCGGGCTCATCGCGGGCCGGGTCACCACCGTCGCCTTCCTCGGCTTCTCCATGGCGGTGGCCACCCAGGTCAACTCCCCCACGTTCAAGGACATCATCACCGTCGTCATCAAGTGGGTGGCGGGGCTCATGGGACCGATCGCGATCCCGTTCATCCTGGGTCTGCTGCGGCCGTTCCGTAAGTCCGGCCCGACGGCGGCGCTGACCAGCTGGGCCTGCGGTCTGCTCGCCTTCTTCTTCGTCAACTACAACCTGGACTTCTCCCAGCGCACGGACGTGAAGCTGGAGTACCAGGTCTCCGTACCGATGGCGATCTCGCTCGTCCTGTACATCCTCATCGGCTTCCTGAAGCCCGAGGACACCCCGGAGCGGGACGCCCTCATCGAGATCATCAACACGGACGACGACGGCTCGGCCGCCGCCGCGATCCCGGCACCGGCGGGTGCGCCGGACGGGGTGGTGGGCACGCCCGTGAAGGACTAGTGCCCCGACCGGAACCGGGGCCCGTCGTGTCCCCGGCTCAGGCGCGGGGGTAGCGGGCGAGCCAGCCCGGGGACGATCCGGCGGGCCCGTGCAGCGCGGGCCCCTGGGTCATCTCCATCGCGAAGTCGTCCGCGAGGACCAGCACCGTGGGACGGCCCTCCAGTTCGGCCAGCCAGGCCGGCGGGAGGGCCGTCTCGCCGTGCAGGGCGCCCAGCAGACCTCCCGCGAGGGCGCCGGTGACGGCGGAGGGCCCGCCGTGGTTCACCGAGAGGCACAGACCGTGCCGGACGTCCTCACCGACCAGCACGCAGTACACCGCGGCGGCGAGCGGCCCCTCGGAGATACCGCTCACGGCGAGCTCCTGGACCCGCTCGGGAGAGGGCATGCCCTGGCGTACGGCGCCCAGCGCGTGCTGGAGCGCGGCGGCGACCGGCTGGTGCCCGGGCCGGGTCGCGAGCAGCGCGAGGGCCTGCTGCACGGCCGCGTCGGGGTTCTCGCCGCGGGCGAGCGCGTGCACGATCACGGCGTACGCCCCCGCCGTCAGGTACGCCGAGGGGTGGCCGTGCGTCTGCGCGGAGCACTCGACGGCGAGCTGCATCACGAGCTGCGGCTCCCAGCCGACGAGCAGCCCGAACGGCGCGGAACGGCCGGCGGCCCCGGCACCCTGCTCGCCGGGGTTCTTGGGGGCGTCCAGCGTCCCCATGATGTCGTCGGCGAGGCCGAGCAGACAGGCCGCGGCGGGGTCGCGGCGGGCGTAGAGCCACTCCTCGCGGGCCAGCCAGCCGTCGTCCTTGCGGCGTTCGTCGGGCCCCCAGTCGCTCTGGGTGGCCGCCCAGCGTCGGTAGGCGCGGTGCACGTCGGAGGGCGGATGCCAGGCGCCGGTGTCGCGGCGCACCTGGGCGCGGATGAGCCCGTCGACGCCGAACAGGGCGAGCTGGGTGAGGTGGGTGACGGCGCCGCGCCGCCCGTACGCGGGGGCCGGTCCGACGAGGCCCTCCGCCCCGTGGGTCTCCCGGATCCTCTCCAGCGAGAGCACGTCGACCGGGGCGCCCAGCGCGTCGCCGACGGCCGTGCCCAGAAGCGTCCCGCGGACCCGGCTCCGGAAGTCCTGCTGCTCCCCGCGGCCCCAGACGGCTGTCGCACCCACCGAGACCTCCTGAGGCACTGTCCGTACGCACGTCCGACAGGGCAGCACTGTAATCGAACGGGAACGGTCGGCTGAGGCCCCGGATCCAGAAAGGGGACGCGCTTCCGGTGTCCCGAATGATCGGGTCCGGTCGGCCTTCAGGAGAAAGCCACTCGGGTCCGGTCAGTCTTCGGGAGAAAGCGGATCGGGTCCGGTCGGGCTTCGGGAGATGGCGCGGGCTTCGGCCCGCCCGCCGTCAGTCCGTGTAGCGCGCCCGGATCGCGTCGCGGGCCGCGGTGACCGCCGTGAGGCGCGGGGTGAGGCGGGAGGGATCGGCGCCGGGGCCGGCGAGGAGTTCGGTGAGGATGTCCGCGAGCTCGGCCAGATCGTCCCATTCGGGTTCCATGGCCAGGACTTCGGCCAGCCCCCGGTCGGCGTCGGCCCGGTCCCCGAGGGCCCAGCCGATGATGCACCGGCCCGACCGGCGGGTGAGCTCGTCCGGGGCGTCCGTGTCCAGGAGCCGTTCCAGCTCACGCCACCAGGGTTCCGCGGCCGTCCTGCCCCGGGACCGCGCCTCGGTCATCGCCAGCTGGAACGTGCCCGGCAGCGGTTCCTCGGCACGGAGCCGTTCCGCGAGGTGCCGGGCCCGCGCCCACTCCCCGGTGTGCCGGAGGACCTCGACGCGCACGTAGTCGAGGTCGAGGTCGAGCGGGTCGTCCGGACCCGGCTCAAGGCCCGCCTCGGACAGCCGCGCCGTCGCCTCGTCCCGCCGGCCGCAGTGGATCAGCGTCTCCACGATCCTGCAGCGCGCCTTGTCCCCGTCCGCGCCCAGGGCGATCAGCCGTTCCCAGTCGGCGAGGGCCCGCTCGGTCCGTCCGGTCGCCAGGAGCACCTCGGCCCGCTTCTCGTAGGCGAACGCGTAGTCCGGGCCGTCGGCCAGGGCCCGGTCGAGCCAGGTCAGCGCCTCCTCGTAGTCCTTCAGGTCACGGTAGGTCGCTCCCAGGCAGCCGAGCGCCGAGGCGTTGCCGGGGTCCCGGTCGAGTACGTGCCGGAAGACGGTGATCGCCTCCTGGTGCCTCTTCCCTATCCGGAGCGCGTTGCCCAGTTCGACCTCGATCCAGTCGGCGTCCGGACTCGCCGCGAGCGCGCGCCGCAGGTCCTCGGTCGCGCCGGACAGGTCCTCAAGACCCCACCTCACCCGGGCCCGCATCACCAGGGCCCAGGAGTAGTCCGGCTCCAGCGCGACGGCGCGGTCGAGATCGGCCAGTGCCCGCGCGCTGTCGCCCAGCTCGTGGTGCGACACCCCGCGGCCCGCCAGGGGCGAGGCGTAGTCGGCCTTGAGGCCGACGGCCCGGCCGAGTTCGGCGACGGCCTCCTCGAAACGGCCGGAGAGCCGGTAGGTGTCACCCCGTTCCGACGCGACCCAGGCGGAGTCCGGCTCTAGGCGGGCGGCCCGGTCCAGGTCGGCGAACGCCTTGTCCCACGCGTCCGTGTCACGGTGCAGCCGGGCCCTGCGGACGAGCGCCCAGACGTGGGTCCCGTCCATGCCCAGCGCACGGTCGAAGTCGGCGCGCGCCGCCTCGCACTGGTCGAGGGCGTGCCGGCACACCGCTCGGGAGGCCAGCGAGTCGACGTCCGTCGGGTCGAGGGCGACGGCCCGGTCGAAGTCGGCCACCGCCTCCTCGAAGCGGCCCGCCAGGCGGTGTGTCTCCGCCCGCTCCGCGATGATCCACCCCGTGCCCGGCCGCAGTTCGTCCGCACGGTCGAAGGCGGCCAGCGCCGCGGTGAAGTCACCCCGCAGCTGGTGGGTGAAGCCACGGCCGTAGTGCACCCGCGCCTCGTCCGGATCGATCTCGACGGCCCGCTCGTACTCGGCCAGGGCCCGCTCGTACTCCCCGGCGTTGCGCAGTTCCCTGGCCCGCACCCCGTGGGCCAGGGCGCGGCCGGTGCCGTGCAGGGCGGAGCGGGCCAGCAGCAGGTCCATCGCCGCGGCCACCCCGTCCTCGTCGTCCGCCAGCGCCTCGGTCAGTCCCCGGCCCAGTTCGCGCAGGGCCGGGTCGCCCGCCGCGTCTCCGGCCTCCTCGATCGTCCTGGCCCAGTTGCGTCCGGTCACCTGACCGGTCCGGCAGGCCTCGACCATGTCGCTCAGCGCGTCACCCAGCGCCGCGCGCGGCCGGGCGCACAGCCGGTGGTACGACGCCTCCAGCCGCAGCCGCCGCCACGGCTCGTGCTTCCACAGCTCGTCGGGATCGGGCAGGCCGGTCCCCGCCTCGTCGCACCAGTGGCCGAAGACCTCCGCGAGCCTCTCGTGGCGCTCGGTCCAGCCGCGCGGGGAATGGCGCCGCTGCAGCCGGAGCATCGGCTCGCGGACCAGGCCGTGGTACCGGACCCGGTCGCCGCGGCCGTCCACGAACGGCAGCCCGCGCAGCCAGCCGAACAACGCGTCGGCGTCCTCGTCGGGGCACTCCACGGCGGCCCGGAACACATCCAGGTCGAGGCTGCGGGGAAGGGCGCAGGCGAGGGCCACCGCCCGGCGGACCGGGTCCGGTTCCCACTTCAGGAAGCGTTCGACGGCGGTGGCCGAGGGGTCGCCGATGTCGTCGGGGTCGGCGGGGCGCTGCTCGGCCAGCGTCGAGACCAGCAGGGGCAGTCCGCCCGTGAGGCGCAGCACCTCCTCGACCACGGGCTCCGCCACGACCCCCTTGTCCGCGAGGAGACCGCGCGTCTCGGTCTCCGTGAAGGGACCGAGGGGCAGGTCGGTGACGAAGTCGGTGAAGCCGCCCCAGCGGGAGGTGTCGAAGGGGCGCTGCCCCGCGGTCACCACGACGACGGTGGCGGGCAGCAGGCCGTGCTCCCGGGTCGCCATCACCGCGTGGAGCCAGGCGTCGAGGAACGGTCCCGTCCGCTCGTAGGTGTCGAAGAACAGGACGATCCACGGTACGGCCGACGCCGCCTCGGTGAGCTCCCTGACAAGGACCGGGGTGAGCACCGCGTGCGGCGACAGGACCAGCCGCTCGTCCTCCTCGTTGCGCAGGCGTGCGCCGAGCCCCGCCCTCAACCGGTCGGCGCCCTGGGCCAGTTGGGCGGGGTCCAGGACTCCGGCGAAGGCGCCGACCCCGGGCACCATGCCCAGCCCCACCAGTCCGACCCGCGCCACCGTCAGGCTGCCCGCCGAAGGGCCGGGCCGCTCGGGCTCGTGCGGGGCGAGGAGAGCGGCCTCCGCCTCGTGCCGCCGCTCGTGGTACGCGGCCAGCAGGCGGTCCAGTTCCTTGAACCGGTGCCCCTGCGCGGCGAACCGGCGGCTCAGCACCGCCATGGCCTCGGGCAGGCTGCCGACGCTCTCGTCGACGTAGGCCGTCAGCGCGCCGCGCTCACGCGCCAGTTGTTCCATCTCGCGGACCAGGAACGTCTTGCCGACGCCCGCGTTGCCGTGCACGTGGAACAGGAACCGGTGCCGCTCGTCCTCGGGAGGCAGGTCGAAGTTGGCGCGGAACGCGGCCCGTTCGGCCCCGCGCCCGACGAACCCGTGCCGCCTCCGCCCCTCGATCAGCTCCTGCATCGACGGCCGTGCCCGCACCATGCGCCTCTTCCCTCCTCCACCACACCACCGGCCCGCCCTAGCCGGCATCCCCAGTGTGGCCCAACTCACCTCCAGGCAACCGGCAGTGAGGGCGTCCGATGAACGGACGCCCCGCCGGAACCCGGGGTTCCGGCGGGGCGCCGAGAGGGCAGGGCCGCCGTCAGACCTGGGGTTGCGACAGCTCCGCCGCGGCGTCCTTGCGCAGGGCGGGAAGGTCGCCGTACAGCGTGGTGCCGGGGCACTCGGTGCTGAGCCAGTCACGGTGGCCGTTGATCATCTGGACGTTCTTGCTGACGCCGTTGACCGGGTTGACGAAGGTGACGGCGGCCTCGGGGTCGAAACCGTGGTACGAGGACAGCGCACCCAGCAGCCGGACGAGCGACCGGCGGGCCGCGTCCGTCGGGGGCTGTTCGTTCGAGTTGCCGAGCAGGGCGATACCGAGGTTGCCCGAGTTGTTGCCGGAGGTGTGGAAGGCGGTCACCATCTTCCCGCTCGCGTCATGGGCGGGGATGCCGTCCGTGCCCGAGTAACGGCCCTCGTAGACGAGGCCGGCCGCGTCGATCAGGTAGTGGTAGCCGATGTCGCCCCAGTCGTTCGTGACCGCGTGGAGGTAGTAGTACGACCGGATGGTGGCCGCCGGGTCGGGGGCGCCGTTGGCGTCCGCCGTGTGATGCACGGTCATCACCTGGGCCGGGTAGTAGGCCTGCGGCGAGTTCTCGGTGCCGTCCGCCTTGAAGCGGAGGGACTCGTCGGCACCCCATCCGGCCCGGGTGATGTACTCGACGTCCTCGATCCGCCCCACGGTCGCGGCCGTGGCGACCTTCGTGGACGGCCCGTTGACCGTGTCGATGGCGGTGGAACGTACGTCGGTCGCACCGTCCGGCAGCCGCAGCTCGTACCCGGCGGCCCCGCCGGCCGACACCAGCGCGCTCACGCTCTTCGCCGGGTCCCCGGCATCCCCGTCGGCACCGGCCCCGCAGACCGGCTGCAGCGCCGTCCACGCGCCACGGCTGCCGTCCTGGCCTATCAGCCGGATGCTCGCGCCCCGCCTGGGCCCGGTCCAGCTGACACCGACGTGCTCCACGGGGAATTCGGCCTGTACGGTCCGCGCGGCGGCACCGGTGACGGACTTCGCACGCGTACGCGGCACACGGACGGTACGCGCGCCCGAAGTCGTCGTGGCGGGGGTTGTCGCACCGATCGCCGGAACGGCTACCAGGCCGGTCGCAACGCCGGCCGCGGCACCGGCCGCCATGAGGACGGCACGACGGTTCAAAAGAAGCTTCTTGCGCACAATGGATCCTTTCAAGTGGCGCAGAGCAAGGGGAACTTGCCACCCGTCTCCGCCCACGGACCGCATGCCGGGCGGGTCGCAGAGGGCAGACAGGAAGCGGTCTCCCTCAGCACTGACTCTTTTACTGACTCTTTATACGAGGCAGCGGTACGCATCACTCGACCGGGGGCGCATCTCTCTGCCCAAAAGCCTTTCAGCCATGGGGAGTTGTCAGCCTGAACACACAAGGCGGTGCTGTCGTGGACGGATATGACACTCCGCCAGCAGTGATGCCGGCCCACTCGCGGTGTCGGCCCGTCGGCCCGCTCGACGGCAGCCCGAGCGCCCGACGGGCCCCCTTGCGGACAGTCGAATCCCGGTCGGTCTTCTTTCCTCAGTCCAGTACCGGCGGCCTCGGGCAGATGTCCGTCCGAGGCCGCCGGTATGACGGTCGGGGTTCAGGCACCCAGGACCCTGACCCTCGATGCGTTCAGGACCTCCAGGGCCTTCGTCGTCATGGGGTGACGTCGGTGCCCATGCCCAGCTGGGCGATCTTCGAGTCGCTCAGGGCCCCCTCGAAGGCCTGCACCTCGTCCACGTCACCGCGCAGGTACTCGGTCCAGCCGTCACCGGCCTTGGCCCGGCCGACCTGGAGGGCGCCGGCGCTGTGCCAGCCGTTCGCGAAGTCGGCCCTGGCCTGTACTTCGAGGTTGCCGTCGACGTAGAGCCCGATCGTGTCGGCCGCGTCGTCGTAGACCACCGCGATGCGATGGCCGAGACCCTCGCCGCCGTCCGCGAACTCCACCTGGGACACGAC includes:
- a CDS encoding sodium:solute symporter family protein, which codes for MNGLDWAVLVAYFGVMTAIGVWSHKRVDDVSDFFTAGGKMPWWLSGISHHMSGYSAVMFTGYAGIAYTYGITSYVTWALPIAIGVAIGAKAFAPRLNRLRSRLHVASPLEYLKDRYNVPTQQALAWSGILLKIVDVGAKWAAIATLLSVFTGVTLTQGIIITGGITAVYCTIGGLWADALTELGQFIIQLMAGLAMLVIALNKISDQGGLSKALDSPKLHGHADGFAGPYLTVFFIAYLFIKLFEYNGGMWNQAQRYMATGSAKQATRSAFLSAGLWFVWPVILFIPMWLSPLLVTAQKPDGSDAYGLMADQLLPHGLLGLVVVGFFSHTMAMCSSDANAIAAVFTRDVAPVLSKAARTWDTRAGLIAGRVTTVAFLGFSMAVATQVNSPTFKDIITVVIKWVAGLMGPIAIPFILGLLRPFRKSGPTAALTSWACGLLAFFFVNYNLDFSQRTDVKLEYQVSVPMAISLVLYILIGFLKPEDTPERDALIEIINTDDDGSAAAAIPAPAGAPDGVVGTPVKD
- a CDS encoding GOLPH3/VPS74 family protein, with the translated sequence MGKSRRTIPEELLLLALDPTTGTTAQPQSLDLGLAGAQLVELALAGRIAPDGDRIAVVVPRPTGDPTLDCALELLRRRGAPVRAVNWIGGPRLGLRQTYLSHLERCGMVHAVAGQMCGVLPTTRYQATDTDISREIRTRLDNAIRTGVPPDPRTAALAALAHAVGLGKHLYPGNEGRSSRSRLRDLIRHDPMGGLVAHAVMDVQSGVAAQPRRNPAPAGRPATAGVRSAPESARGVPMQPRHGSMARAVAH
- a CDS encoding ADP-ribosylglycohydrolase family protein — its product is MGATAVWGRGEQQDFRSRVRGTLLGTAVGDALGAPVDVLSLERIRETHGAEGLVGPAPAYGRRGAVTHLTQLALFGVDGLIRAQVRRDTGAWHPPSDVHRAYRRWAATQSDWGPDERRKDDGWLAREEWLYARRDPAAACLLGLADDIMGTLDAPKNPGEQGAGAAGRSAPFGLLVGWEPQLVMQLAVECSAQTHGHPSAYLTAGAYAVIVHALARGENPDAAVQQALALLATRPGHQPVAAALQHALGAVRQGMPSPERVQELAVSGISEGPLAAAVYCVLVGEDVRHGLCLSVNHGGPSAVTGALAGGLLGALHGETALPPAWLAELEGRPTVLVLADDFAMEMTQGPALHGPAGSSPGWLARYPRA
- a CDS encoding helix-turn-helix domain-containing protein, which encodes MASSVNPTVRRRRLGQELRRLRELKGMTAEEVAERLLVSQSKISRLENGRRSISQRDVRDLCGVYEVEDHRIVDSLMQMAKDSRQQGWWHSFGDIPYSVYIGLETDAASLRVYDPQVVPGLLQTRQYAEALIAGALPETAPVDIDKRVQVRMKRQERISAPDNPLRLWTVLDESALRRAVGNRSLMREQLEYLVEQSQLPHVTVQVIPFDMGAHPGLNGQYAILEFPDAADSSVVYIEGVTSDLYLEKANDVQKYSVMYEHLRAQALNVEQSRQFIADIAKEYAR
- a CDS encoding SDR family oxidoreductase, which codes for MSLLAGKTVVVSGVGAGLGHQVAAAVVRDGGNAVLGARTEANLAKAAAELDPDGTHTAFRATDITDEGQCDALAALAAERFGRIDAVVHVAAWDSYFGGLEDADFATWQSVIDVNLLGTLRMTRACLPALKERGGSVVIVGTQSSVAAPSQVRQAAYAASKGALTSAMYSLARELGPHRIRVNTVLPGWMWGPPVEAYVQFTAYTEQVPEADVLKRLTERMALPELATDGDVADAAVFLASDRARAITGQSLLVNAGELMR
- a CDS encoding DUF397 domain-containing protein; this translates as MAIQQGALDTWTKSSYSTGNGACVEVKSPVLSAMAVRDSKVPAGPTLAFPADAWNAFVTEVSRGASSLV